The proteins below come from a single Bryobacter aggregatus MPL3 genomic window:
- a CDS encoding type II toxin-antitoxin system VapC family toxin: MSTVYLDTHVAIWMHDGLLTKLTQAAIAAIEESPLLLSPMAYLEFDSLHKRNRIRFPASTIYANLNTSFAVTLCTRPFAAVAAAATEFTWTSDPFDRIIVAQSITNPGSRLITADETIRAHYDRAVW, translated from the coding sequence TTGAGTACGGTCTATCTCGACACCCACGTCGCCATTTGGATGCACGACGGCCTGCTCACCAAGCTTACCCAAGCGGCCATAGCTGCAATCGAGGAAAGCCCTCTCCTCCTCTCACCCATGGCCTATCTCGAATTCGATTCCCTCCACAAACGCAACCGAATCCGCTTCCCCGCCTCCACCATCTACGCGAACCTCAACACCAGTTTTGCCGTCACTCTCTGCACCCGGCCCTTCGCCGCCGTAGCCGCAGCCGCAACCGAGTTCACCTGGACCAGCGACCCCTTCGACCGCATCATCGTGGCGCAGTCCATCACCAATCCAGGCTCCCGTCTGATTACTGCCGATGAGACCATCCGCGCCCACTACGACCGCGCGGTCTGGTAG
- the pdxA gene encoding 4-hydroxythreonine-4-phosphate dehydrogenase PdxA codes for MHLTLPFGVTLGDSSGVGPEILLQAFHSQEIQHPIVVYGDLAALAFYNKQQVPLHPITTPADYTPGPLNVISPSLLERSDITPGQLNAKSGHAAREYVIAAAKAALAGEIAAMVTLPMNKEATQKTDPHFVGHTELIGAVCGVDDVTIMLASDQLIVTHVTTHCSLLEAIARTKRPRIQTILQLTSDAVSKLIPNPRIAVAGLNPHAGEHGLFGREEIDEIEPAIAWAKQQGMPVEGPFPPDTLFYLAVRRKRFDAIVCMYHDQGHVPLKLLDFEGGVNIALGLPIIRTSVDHGTAFDIAGQGIAQSGSFIKALEFAVRMASVQKDIDNVH; via the coding sequence ATGCACCTGACTCTCCCCTTCGGCGTCACCCTCGGCGACTCCAGCGGCGTAGGCCCTGAAATCCTGCTCCAAGCCTTCCACAGTCAGGAAATCCAACATCCCATCGTGGTCTACGGTGACCTCGCAGCGCTTGCCTTCTACAACAAGCAGCAAGTCCCGCTCCACCCCATCACCACTCCTGCCGATTACACGCCCGGTCCACTCAACGTGATCTCGCCCTCTCTCCTCGAACGGAGCGACATTACTCCCGGCCAGCTCAATGCAAAGTCCGGACACGCCGCCCGCGAGTACGTCATCGCCGCAGCCAAGGCCGCCCTTGCCGGAGAGATCGCCGCTATGGTCACCCTGCCCATGAATAAGGAGGCCACCCAAAAGACCGACCCGCACTTTGTCGGCCACACGGAACTGATCGGCGCCGTCTGCGGCGTCGACGACGTCACCATCATGCTCGCCTCAGACCAGTTGATCGTCACCCACGTCACCACACACTGCTCTCTGCTCGAGGCGATCGCCCGTACCAAGCGGCCCCGCATCCAGACCATCCTCCAGCTCACCAGCGACGCCGTCTCGAAACTGATTCCCAATCCCCGCATCGCCGTCGCCGGTCTCAACCCCCACGCCGGAGAACACGGCCTCTTCGGCCGCGAGGAGATCGACGAGATCGAACCCGCCATCGCCTGGGCCAAGCAGCAAGGCATGCCAGTCGAAGGTCCCTTCCCACCCGACACACTCTTCTATCTGGCCGTCCGCCGCAAGCGCTTCGATGCGATTGTCTGCATGTACCACGACCAGGGACACGTGCCGCTGAAGCTCCTCGATTTTGAAGGCGGCGTCAACATCGCGCTCGGCCTGCCGATCATCCGCACCTCTGTCGACCACGGAACCGCCTTCGACATTGCCGGCCAAGGCATCGCCCAATCCGGCAGCTTCATCAAAGCGCTGGAATTCGCCGTCCGCATGGCAAGCGTACAGAAAGACATTGACAACGTACACTAA
- a CDS encoding TolC family protein: MIRRILFLFLICVPSYSQEHVHSSEVVKEEVVYSCPMHPEVRSKAPGKCPKCGMVLVAAKTVAGSKLSLAHLEAMALSRNPTLGQAKAAVEAAGGRAQQAGLWPNPTFGANGEHVSKVTGGGALGGFVEQRFVTGGKLGLSRKVALQEQAMSVEQQNAQKQRVLNSVKHLYYQALGDQMLIEVRGNLAQLATRAVAVSRELANVGQADRPDLLAAETEAERIQLELVNAENARERTWRQLAAVVNNPGLRPTALEGSLDEVPKLDADQALEQIYRESPELAAAQVGVQRSELSVRRAEREKIPDILIRGGLRNNREFGEVGPLGPTQRRGLEGIFDVGVQIPIFDRNQGGVKAAKAEAEHARLEVERTRLSLQSRLAAVYKDYRDSATAVERYRTRILPKAQEAYDLYLANFRQMAAAYPQALIAQRNLFQLQESYVAALVSTWQRAVEIQGLLLMSSEGSGE; encoded by the coding sequence ATGATCCGGAGAATCCTATTTCTATTCTTGATCTGTGTCCCGAGCTATTCGCAGGAACATGTTCATTCTAGTGAAGTTGTAAAAGAAGAAGTCGTTTATAGTTGTCCGATGCATCCTGAGGTCCGTTCGAAGGCGCCGGGCAAATGTCCGAAGTGCGGCATGGTGCTGGTGGCGGCAAAGACCGTTGCTGGGTCGAAGCTGAGCTTGGCGCATCTGGAGGCCATGGCGTTGAGCCGCAACCCGACGTTGGGACAAGCGAAGGCTGCTGTGGAAGCGGCTGGTGGCCGAGCGCAGCAGGCAGGCTTGTGGCCGAATCCGACTTTCGGTGCGAACGGGGAGCATGTCTCGAAGGTGACTGGCGGTGGCGCACTGGGTGGCTTTGTCGAGCAGCGTTTTGTCACGGGTGGGAAGCTTGGCCTGAGCCGCAAGGTGGCGCTGCAGGAACAGGCGATGTCGGTGGAGCAGCAGAATGCCCAGAAACAACGCGTTCTGAATTCTGTGAAGCATCTGTATTATCAGGCGCTTGGCGATCAAATGTTAATTGAAGTGCGAGGGAATCTGGCGCAGTTGGCGACGCGGGCTGTGGCGGTGTCTCGGGAACTGGCCAATGTGGGGCAGGCGGATCGTCCCGACCTGCTGGCCGCCGAGACGGAGGCGGAACGGATTCAATTGGAACTGGTTAATGCGGAGAATGCGCGGGAGCGGACCTGGCGTCAGTTGGCTGCGGTAGTGAACAACCCGGGCTTGCGGCCGACGGCGTTGGAGGGGAGTCTCGATGAGGTGCCGAAGTTGGATGCGGACCAGGCGCTCGAGCAGATCTATCGCGAGAGTCCGGAATTGGCTGCGGCCCAGGTGGGCGTGCAGCGCTCGGAGCTTTCGGTCCGGCGTGCGGAGCGAGAAAAAATTCCGGACATCTTGATTCGAGGCGGTTTACGGAATAACCGTGAGTTCGGTGAAGTGGGTCCGTTGGGGCCGACACAGCGGCGTGGTTTGGAGGGAATTTTTGATGTTGGAGTACAAATTCCCATTTTTGATCGGAACCAGGGTGGGGTGAAAGCAGCGAAGGCTGAGGCGGAGCATGCGCGGCTGGAGGTAGAGCGGACGAGGCTGTCGTTGCAGTCGAGATTGGCGGCAGTCTATAAGGACTACCGGGATTCGGCAACGGCCGTCGAGCGCTACAGGACGCGGATTCTTCCGAAGGCACAGGAGGCTTACGATCTTTATCTGGCGAACTTCCGGCAGATGGCAGCGGCTTATCCGCAGGCGCTGATTGCGCAGCGGAATCTGTTTCAGTTGCAGGAGAGCTATGTGGCGGCGCTGGTGAGTACCTGGCAGCGCGCCGTCGAGATTCAGGGATTGCTGCTAATGAGCAGCGAAGGATCAGGAGAATGA